A portion of the Diprion similis isolate iyDipSimi1 chromosome 4, iyDipSimi1.1, whole genome shotgun sequence genome contains these proteins:
- the LOC124405311 gene encoding protein deadpan-like isoform X3 → MTVKHLQTVQRQQLTTAVATDPAVLTKFRSGFSECATEVSRYVSHLENVDPAVRQRLVSHLNSCVTNLQQMAPFYSHYVPYMPERVFPEVKVGFQSDFHSGDENNNGSARIQIPSGVQLIPSRLPSGELALLVPQSAGISANFPFFPPPPESASKIGPASAFTAVHRSQSPLLSPSTSTSSFGEESHHSEHYPQAHSPGQHLFKVPDQSPASSSSKSFSSPETQKAHISSSSDRKSPVSSLTEVKVDVKTLKLGASAQRGEVPEAGTIGSSLPAMRLPLSVITDRPYNRNSMYTRRETLKRPYFENLLAISEKRSKYYEASSSTASIAISSSTTSNPKLNPDELPISVEDLSNKPSSSAAGPTARADNVGPPQGSSGNGDMWRPW, encoded by the coding sequence ATGACAGTGAAGCACCTGCAGACGGTCCAGCGGCAGCAGTTGACCACAGCGGTGGCGACGGATCCAGCGGTGCTGACGAAGTTCCGATCTGGATTTTCGGAGTGCGCGACGGAAGTCTCGCGCTACGTAAGCCACTTGGAGAACGTCGATCCAGCTGTGAGACAACGGCTGGTGTCACATCTCAACAGCTGCGTGACAAACCTTCAGCAAATGGCGCCGTTCTACAGCCACTACGTGCCGTATATGCCGGAGCGCGTTTTTCCGGAAGTGAAGGTCGGCTTCCAGAGCGACTTCCACAGCGGTGACGAGAACAACAACGGAAGCGCGAGGATCCAGATCCCCAGCGGTGTCCAGCTCATTCCCAGCCGTCTCCCCAGCGGTGAATTGGCCCTCTTGGTTCCTCAGTCGGCTGGGATATCCGCCAACTTCCCGTTTTTTCCACCGCCACCGGAGTCCGCCTCCAAGATCGGACCTGCTTCGGCCTTCACCGCAGTCCACAGATCGCAGAGCCCGCTTCTAAGCCCATCGACGTCGACCTCGAGCTTCGGCGAGGAGAGTCACCACTCGGAGCACTATCCGCAGGCCCATTCACCCGGACAGCACCTCTTCAAGGTCCCGGATCAGAGTCCAGCATCCTCCTCTTCGAAGAGTTTCTCTTCACCTGAGACCCAGAAGGCCCATATCAGCTCGTCGAGTGACCGGAAGTCCCCGGTCTCGTCCCTCACCGAGGTCAAGGTCGATGTCAAGACCCTCAAGCTGGGAGCGAGTGCCCAGCGTGGCGAGGTGCCGGAAGCTGGAACCATCGGTTCCTCTTTGCCGGCAATGAGACTTCCGCTATCGGTAATAACCGACCGGCCGTACAACAGGAACTCGATGTACACCAGGAGGGAGACCCTCAAGCGTCcatatttcgaaaatctcTTGGCAATTTCCGAGAAAAGGAGCAAGTATTACGAGGCCTCTAGCTCCACTGCctccatcgccatttcttccaGCACAACCTCGAACCCGAAACTCAATCCCGATGAGCTTCCTATTTCCGTCGAGGATTTGTCCAACAAACCATCTTCCTCCGCTGCAGGTCCTACCGCTCGCGCCGACAACGTTGGACCTCCTCAGGGGTCAAGCGGTAACGGCGACATGTGGAGACCATGGTAA
- the LOC124405311 gene encoding transcription factor HES-1-B-like isoform X2, whose amino-acid sequence MEKRRRARINQCLDELKSLILEAMKKDPARHSKLEKADILEMTVKHLQTVQRQQLTTAVATDPAVLTKFRSGFSECATEVSRYVSHLENVDPAVRQRLVSHLNSCVTNLQQMAPFYSHYVPYMPERVFPEVKVGFQSDFHSGDENNNGSARIQIPSGVQLIPSRLPSGELALLVPQSAGISANFPFFPPPPESASKIGPASAFTAVHRSQSPLLSPSTSTSSFGEESHHSEHYPQAHSPGQHLFKVPDQSPASSSSKSFSSPETQKAHISSSSDRKSPVSSLTEVKVDVKTLKLGASAQRGEVPEAGTIGSSLPAMRLPLSVITDRPYNRNSMYTRRETLKRPYFENLLAISEKRSKYYEASSSTASIAISSSTTSNPKLNPDELPISVEDLSNKPSSSAAGPTARADNVGPPQGSSGNGDMWRPW is encoded by the coding sequence CCGGCGCGGCACTCTAAGCTAGAGAAGGCCGACATCCTGGAGATGACAGTGAAGCACCTGCAGACGGTCCAGCGGCAGCAGTTGACCACAGCGGTGGCGACGGATCCAGCGGTGCTGACGAAGTTCCGATCTGGATTTTCGGAGTGCGCGACGGAAGTCTCGCGCTACGTAAGCCACTTGGAGAACGTCGATCCAGCTGTGAGACAACGGCTGGTGTCACATCTCAACAGCTGCGTGACAAACCTTCAGCAAATGGCGCCGTTCTACAGCCACTACGTGCCGTATATGCCGGAGCGCGTTTTTCCGGAAGTGAAGGTCGGCTTCCAGAGCGACTTCCACAGCGGTGACGAGAACAACAACGGAAGCGCGAGGATCCAGATCCCCAGCGGTGTCCAGCTCATTCCCAGCCGTCTCCCCAGCGGTGAATTGGCCCTCTTGGTTCCTCAGTCGGCTGGGATATCCGCCAACTTCCCGTTTTTTCCACCGCCACCGGAGTCCGCCTCCAAGATCGGACCTGCTTCGGCCTTCACCGCAGTCCACAGATCGCAGAGCCCGCTTCTAAGCCCATCGACGTCGACCTCGAGCTTCGGCGAGGAGAGTCACCACTCGGAGCACTATCCGCAGGCCCATTCACCCGGACAGCACCTCTTCAAGGTCCCGGATCAGAGTCCAGCATCCTCCTCTTCGAAGAGTTTCTCTTCACCTGAGACCCAGAAGGCCCATATCAGCTCGTCGAGTGACCGGAAGTCCCCGGTCTCGTCCCTCACCGAGGTCAAGGTCGATGTCAAGACCCTCAAGCTGGGAGCGAGTGCCCAGCGTGGCGAGGTGCCGGAAGCTGGAACCATCGGTTCCTCTTTGCCGGCAATGAGACTTCCGCTATCGGTAATAACCGACCGGCCGTACAACAGGAACTCGATGTACACCAGGAGGGAGACCCTCAAGCGTCcatatttcgaaaatctcTTGGCAATTTCCGAGAAAAGGAGCAAGTATTACGAGGCCTCTAGCTCCACTGCctccatcgccatttcttccaGCACAACCTCGAACCCGAAACTCAATCCCGATGAGCTTCCTATTTCCGTCGAGGATTTGTCCAACAAACCATCTTCCTCCGCTGCAGGTCCTACCGCTCGCGCCGACAACGTTGGACCTCCTCAGGGGTCAAGCGGTAACGGCGACATGTGGAGACCATGGTAA